The DNA segment TAGATGCCCAGAGCCACCCACGCCCCGGTGACGCCGGTAAAGGGCAAGACCGAACCCGCGATCAATCCGATCCACAGCAGCGACTGGAATCCGACGGCCGAGGCCTCGTTCCAGGCGTCGCGTTGGAGTTCGTCTGCGTAGAACTCGTCGTCGAGGTCGCCGACGAATCGGGCTGCTCTGACGAATGCGCTCATGATTTTTCCTCTCCGAACAGTGTCTCCACTGTCGTATCGAGTGCGCGGGCCAATCGCAGCGCCAGGTAGACGCTCGGCGCATAGTCGCCGCCTTCGACGGAGACGATGCTCTGACGGCTCACCCCGCAGATGCTGCCGAGTTCGGCCTGAGTGATGCGTGCCAGTTTGCGATGTGCGCGAACGTTGTTCGTTCCGGACATACGCGAAAGTCAACTCTGCTTGTCATTTTTTGTCAAGCTTGCTTGTCATTTCGACGCTTTAACGTCCGCGTAACGCGGGAAACAGACTCGTCACCGCAGAAAATACCAACGCAATACTCGCCCTTTACTGTTCGCAATCGCGAATACAACTCCGTATACAAAACTTCCGAAAGGCCCGTAGATGCCTGCTGTCTCGAAGCGCATGTCCGTCAAGCGCGTCATGGTCGTTCCCGCAGCGCTGGCTGCATTGAGCCTGGTCGCCACCGCGTGCGGAAGTAAGGCGAGCGACACCACCTCCGCCGATGGCGGCGGCGGTTCTGCCACCTCGTGTGTCGACACCTCCGGTGACACCATCAAGGTCGGCTCGCTCAACTCCCTGTCCGGCACCATGGCGATCAGCGAAGTGACGGTTCGCGATTCGATCGCACTGGCCGTCGAGGAGATCAACGCATCCGGTGGCGTCAAAGGCAAGCAGATCGAGATCGTCGCCGAGGACGGCGCGTCCGAGCCGACGGTGTTCGCCGAAAAGGCCGAGAAGCTGATCAGCAGTGACTGTGTCGCAGCCGTTTTCGGCGGCTGGACCTCGTCGAGCCGCAAGGCGATGCTGCCGGTGTTCGAGGACAACGACGCTCTCCTCTACTACCCGGTTCAGTACGAGGGCCTCGAGGCGTCGAAGAACATTTTCTACACCGGTGCCACCACCAACCAGCAGATCATCCCGGCCCTGGACTACCTCAAGGAACAGGGCGTCACGTCCCTCTACCTGGTGGGCAGCGACTACGTGTTCCCACAGACGGCCAACCGCGAGATCAAGGCCTACGCCGCGGCGAACGGTATCGAGATCGTCGGCGAGGATTACACCCCGCTCGGCTCCACCGACTTCTCCACCATCGTCAACAAGGTTCGTACCGCGGATGCCGACGCCGTGTTCAACACCCTCAACGGTGATTCGAACGTCGCATTCTTCCGCGAGTACACCAATGCCGGACTCAAAGCCGCGGATATGCCTGTTCTTTCGGTGTCCATCGCCGAGGAAGAGGTCGCCGGCATCGGCGCTCAGAACATCGCAGGCCAGCTGACCTCCTGGAACTACTACCAGACGGTCGACTCCCCCGAGAACACCAAGTTCGTCGCCGACTACAAGGCCAAGTACGGTGCCGACAAGCCCACCTCGGACCCGATGGAAGCCGCCTACACCTCGGTGTACCTGTGGAAGAACACCGTCGAGAAGGCCGATTCCTTTGCGGTAGCAGACATTCAGGCCGCCGCCGACGGCGTCAGCTTCGCTGCTCCCGAGGGCGAGGTCGTCATCAACGGCGACAATCACCACATCTCCAAGACCGCACGCATCGGTGAGATCCGCGCCGACGGACTGATCTACACCGTCTCCGAGTCGCCGGAACCCATCGAGCCCGATCCGTTCCTGGAGACCTACGACTGGGCCGCCGACCTCAACTGACCAAGAGTGCCTGCGGCAGTGGTGCGGTTAGGTGCCCCCTGGGGCGCTCAACCGCACCACTGCCGCAGGCACCATAGAAGGAGCCCTCCATGGACGTCGTGATCGGACAGTTGTTCACCGGCCTGTCGATCGGATCCATTCTTCTCCTCGCCGCCCTCGGGCTGTCCCTGACTTTCGGTCAGATGGGCGTCATCAACATGGCGCACGGCGAGTTCATCATGGCCGGTTCGTACACGGCCTACGTGGTGCAGCAGATCGTCTCCACCGGCGGCGCATCACTGTTCATCTCTCTGATCGTCGGCTTCCTCGTCGGCGGTGCCATGGGAGTGTTGTTGGAGGTCACGCTGATTCAGCGCATGTACCACCGGCCACTCGACACCCTGCTCGTCACGTTCGGCGTCGGGCTCATCCTGCAACAGCTCGCACGCGATGTCTTCGGCGCTCCGGCGGTCAACGTCGTGACGCCGGACTGGCTGCGAGGCGGCGTGGACATCCTCGGTGCCGTGGTTCCCAAGACCAGAATCTTCATCCTCGTGCTCGCAATCGTCGCCGTCGTCGCGCTGTCGGTGGCACTGAAGAAGACCGCGATGGGTCGACGCATCCGCGCGGTGGTGCAGAACCGCGATCTCGCGGAGACCTCGGGTATCTCGAGCCGTAGGACGGACATCTCGACGTTCTTCCTCGGCTCCGGTCTCGCCGGTGTCGCCGGCGTCGCGCTCACCCTGATCGGTTCCACCAGTTCCACTGTGGGACAGAGCTATCTGATCGACGCCTTCCTGGTCGTCGTCGTAGGCGGCCTCGGCCAGATCAAGGGTGCGGTCATCGCGGCCTTCGCTCTCGGAATTCTCAACTCGTTCATCGAGTACAGCACCACGGCGTCGATCGCCAAGGTCATCGTGTTCGTACTCATCGTGATCTTCCTGCAGGCCCGCCCGCAGGGCTTGTTCGCCGTCAAGACAAGGAGCCTGGTATGAGCGAGTTCATCGCCAAGCGCGGCGCTCTACTGGGATTCGCGCTCGCCGCGATTCTGTTGTTCGCCGTCGCTCCGGCCGTCCTCAGCGAGTTCCGGCTGAACCTGCTGGGCAAGTTCATCTGCTACGCCATCGTGGCGGTCGGAATCGGATTGGCCTGGGGGCGTGGCGGAATGCTCACCCTCGGTCAGGGCGTCTTCTTCGGCATCGGTGCCTACATCATGGCCATGCACCTGAAGATCTCCGACGCCGATCTGCGCGGCGACGACGTACCGGACTTCATGTCGATCGCCGGTATTCGCGAACTGCCCTCGTACTGGGTGCCGTTCACCTCGCCGATCACCACCGTCCTGGGCATCCTGTTCGTGCCCGCCCTGGTGGCACTGGTGCTCGGACTCGGCGTGTTCAAGCGTCGGGTCAAGGGCGCGTACTTCGCGATCCTCAGCCAGGCACTCGCGGCCGCGTTCGCCATTCTGCTGATCGGTCAGCAGACCACGGGTGGCTCCAACGGGCTCAACAGGTTTCGCACGTTCTTCGGGTTCAACCTCAACGATCCCGCCAACAAGCAGATGCTCTTCTTCATCGCCGCAGGCGTACTGCTCGTCGTCGTCGCCATCACCCGCCAGCTGATGTACTCACGCTACGGCGAACTGCTCGTGGCAGTGCGCGATCAGGAGGAGCGTGTCCGGTTCCTCGGGTACGACCCCGCCAACGTCAAGATCGTGGCCTATGTGGCAGCGGCGTTCTTCGCGGGTCTCGCAGGCGCACTGTTCGTTCCGATCGTCGGCATCATCTCCCCCAACGACGTGGGCATCGTCCCGTCCATCGCGTTCCTCATCGGTGTCGCGATCGGCGGTCGAACCACGCTGCTCGGCCCGGTCCTCGGCGCGCTCGGCGTCGCCTGGGCTCAGACCACACTGTCCGAGCAGTTCCCGTCCGGCTGGACGTACGCGCAGGGTCTGCTGTTCGTGGTGGTCGTCGGGTTCTTCCCCGCCGGTATCGCGGGACTGTTCGCACTGCGCAAACGCAAGAAGGAATCCGAACCGGTCCCCGAGTCGAGCGAAGAGCCAGAGAAGGAACTGACGCGATGATTCATGTCGAAGGTCCGCATCCCACGTTCGGCGGCAACGCCGGCATGTCGAGTCAGTACCTCGAAGTACGAGACCTGACAGTCAGTTTCGACGGTTTCAAGGCCAACACCAACGTCGATCTGACGCTGATGCAGGGCGATCTCCGCTTCCTCATCGGGCCCAACGGTGCCGGCAAGACCACGCTGATCGATGCCATCACCGGCCTCGTCCCGGCCACCGGCTCGGTGACGAAGTCCGGCGTGGAACTGCTCGGCAAGAAGGTACATCAAATCGCCCGCCTCGGCATCGGGCGAACCTTCCAGACCGCCAGCATCTTCGAGAATCTGACGGTATTGCAGAACCTGGACATCGCCGCCGGTTCAGGTCGGTCCGTGCTGACGATGCTGCGACGTCGAGGATCGGTGCTACCTCAGATCGAGGAGGCCCTCGAGACCATCGGTCTGACGGCCGAGCGCGACAAGCCCGCGGGAATTCTCGCGCACGGTCAGAAGCAGTGGCTCGAGATCGGAATGCTGTTGGTGCAGAACGCCGACGTGCTTCTGCTCGACGAGCCGGTCGCAGGCATGAGTCACGAGGAACGCGAGGAAACCGGGCAGCTGCTGCAGCGGATCGGCGGTGAGCGGACGGTGGTGGTGGTCGAGCACGACATGGACTTCATGCGCATGTTCGCCACCTCGGTGACGGTGTTGGCCGCCGGTCGGGTCCTGGCCGAGGGCACGGTGGCCGAGGTGCAGGCAGATCCGAAGGTCCAAGAGGTCTATCTCGGTACCGCCGCTGCGGGCGAGGAACTCGACCAGATTGCAGAAGAAGGAGCCGATCATGCTTGAACTGGTGGATGTGCGTACCGGTTACGGGCGCAGCGAAGTGATTCACGGTGCGTCGCTGACGGTTCCGGCCGACGGTGTCGCGGCGGTGATGGGGCACAACGGTGCAGGCAAGACCACTCTGCTGCGAGCAGCGGTCGGACTGCTCAAGGTCAACTCCGGCAAGGTCATGTTCGACGGCGAGGACGTGAGCGCGTTGCGTCCCAGCGCCCGCGTCGCCCGCGGACTCGCCTACGTGCCGCAGGGTCAGCAGTCGTTCGGCCAGTTGACCACGGCCGAGAATCTGCAGGTAGTCGCCGACGGTCGCAAGCGCGGCAAAGCGCTCGTCGACGAGGCACTCGATCTGTTTCCGGCGTTGAAGGAATTGCTCGGTCGCCGAGCGGGACTGCTCTCGGGTGGTCAACGCCAGCAGCTCGCGATCGCGCGGGCACTGATCACCGAACCGCGGATGTTGATCCTGGACGAGCCGACCGAGGGCATCCAGCCGTCGGTCGTCGCCGAGATCGAACGCACCGTCATCGAACTCACTCGGCGCGGAGGACTGGGAGTGTTGTTGGTGGAGCAGCACATCGGCTTCGCCCTCGAGTCGGCGCAGAACTACTACATCCTCGAGGCCGGCCGCATCACGTCCACCGGCGTGGGCGGAACCGAGTCCGAGGCGGACGTCCGCGCAGCCATGGCAATCTGACCGGACACATCGTGCCGCGCAAGGACCTTCGCGAGAAGGTCTATTCGTCACTGCGCCGGGATCTGGTCTCCGGCGCCATCAGCTCCACGGAACGGCTCGGCGAGGAGCGTCTCGCCGAGCTGTACGGTGTCTCGCGCACTCCGGTGCGCGAGGCACTGGCGCGGCTGCAGGCCGACGGCCTCGTCACCCGCGACGAGGCCGGGCTGCACGCATATCGCCCCCGGATCGGCGACCTGCCCGACCTGTACGAGCTGCGCTCCACTCTCGAAGCCCGCGGCATCACTCGATCGATGTCGCACCCGGTCGATCGGTCGTCGCTGTCGAACCTGTTGGACACCTGGATCGGTTTGCGTGCCGACCCGCCCGGGACCACCGACGATCTGGTGTCCTTGGACGAGAACTTC comes from the Rhodococcus sp. SBT000017 genome and includes:
- a CDS encoding helix-turn-helix transcriptional regulator; this translates as MSGTNNVRAHRKLARITQAELGSICGVSRQSIVSVEGGDYAPSVYLALRLARALDTTVETLFGEEKS
- the urtC gene encoding urea ABC transporter permease subunit UrtC gives rise to the protein MSEFIAKRGALLGFALAAILLFAVAPAVLSEFRLNLLGKFICYAIVAVGIGLAWGRGGMLTLGQGVFFGIGAYIMAMHLKISDADLRGDDVPDFMSIAGIRELPSYWVPFTSPITTVLGILFVPALVALVLGLGVFKRRVKGAYFAILSQALAAAFAILLIGQQTTGGSNGLNRFRTFFGFNLNDPANKQMLFFIAAGVLLVVVAITRQLMYSRYGELLVAVRDQEERVRFLGYDPANVKIVAYVAAAFFAGLAGALFVPIVGIISPNDVGIVPSIAFLIGVAIGGRTTLLGPVLGALGVAWAQTTLSEQFPSGWTYAQGLLFVVVVGFFPAGIAGLFALRKRKKESEPVPESSEEPEKELTR
- a CDS encoding GntR family transcriptional regulator; amino-acid sequence: MPRKDLREKVYSSLRRDLVSGAISSTERLGEERLAELYGVSRTPVREALARLQADGLVTRDEAGLHAYRPRIGDLPDLYELRSTLEARGITRSMSHPVDRSSLSNLLDTWIGLRADPPGTTDDLVSLDENFHVTLLAASGNPALTEALCTVNAKVRPVRILGGLDAAAVVSAIDQHIDIVERVLAGALDSALELLLAHIDSSRDRVVERAEQAAALAGAVRM
- the urtA gene encoding urea ABC transporter substrate-binding protein, with amino-acid sequence MPAVSKRMSVKRVMVVPAALAALSLVATACGSKASDTTSADGGGGSATSCVDTSGDTIKVGSLNSLSGTMAISEVTVRDSIALAVEEINASGGVKGKQIEIVAEDGASEPTVFAEKAEKLISSDCVAAVFGGWTSSSRKAMLPVFEDNDALLYYPVQYEGLEASKNIFYTGATTNQQIIPALDYLKEQGVTSLYLVGSDYVFPQTANREIKAYAAANGIEIVGEDYTPLGSTDFSTIVNKVRTADADAVFNTLNGDSNVAFFREYTNAGLKAADMPVLSVSIAEEEVAGIGAQNIAGQLTSWNYYQTVDSPENTKFVADYKAKYGADKPTSDPMEAAYTSVYLWKNTVEKADSFAVADIQAAADGVSFAAPEGEVVINGDNHHISKTARIGEIRADGLIYTVSESPEPIEPDPFLETYDWAADLN
- the urtB gene encoding urea ABC transporter permease subunit UrtB, with the translated sequence MDVVIGQLFTGLSIGSILLLAALGLSLTFGQMGVINMAHGEFIMAGSYTAYVVQQIVSTGGASLFISLIVGFLVGGAMGVLLEVTLIQRMYHRPLDTLLVTFGVGLILQQLARDVFGAPAVNVVTPDWLRGGVDILGAVVPKTRIFILVLAIVAVVALSVALKKTAMGRRIRAVVQNRDLAETSGISSRRTDISTFFLGSGLAGVAGVALTLIGSTSSTVGQSYLIDAFLVVVVGGLGQIKGAVIAAFALGILNSFIEYSTTASIAKVIVFVLIVIFLQARPQGLFAVKTRSLV
- the urtD gene encoding urea ABC transporter ATP-binding protein UrtD, which gives rise to MIHVEGPHPTFGGNAGMSSQYLEVRDLTVSFDGFKANTNVDLTLMQGDLRFLIGPNGAGKTTLIDAITGLVPATGSVTKSGVELLGKKVHQIARLGIGRTFQTASIFENLTVLQNLDIAAGSGRSVLTMLRRRGSVLPQIEEALETIGLTAERDKPAGILAHGQKQWLEIGMLLVQNADVLLLDEPVAGMSHEEREETGQLLQRIGGERTVVVVEHDMDFMRMFATSVTVLAAGRVLAEGTVAEVQADPKVQEVYLGTAAAGEELDQIAEEGADHA
- the urtE gene encoding urea ABC transporter ATP-binding subunit UrtE; translated protein: MLELVDVRTGYGRSEVIHGASLTVPADGVAAVMGHNGAGKTTLLRAAVGLLKVNSGKVMFDGEDVSALRPSARVARGLAYVPQGQQSFGQLTTAENLQVVADGRKRGKALVDEALDLFPALKELLGRRAGLLSGGQRQQLAIARALITEPRMLILDEPTEGIQPSVVAEIERTVIELTRRGGLGVLLVEQHIGFALESAQNYYILEAGRITSTGVGGTESEADVRAAMAI